One window of Pseudomonas sp. ML2-2023-3 genomic DNA carries:
- a CDS encoding PepSY domain-containing protein: MSQPTPSFYNLAWRWHFYAGLFVAPFMILLALTGIIYLFKPQLDSLMYDHLLNVTPAHHSLSADEQLSRVKAAYPQGHISQYLPPINPERSAQFVLHNDGRELNVFINPYSGAIRGEQDAKLNLQAVARALHGELMIGTLGDRLVELAAGWGVVLVVSGLYLWWPRGQSAAGILWPRLSRRGRVLWRDFHAVTGFWGAALLLFMLISGMTWTGFWGKQYADVWNQFPAAMWNNVPTSDIEARSLNTVTRQTVPWALENTPMPVSGAHAEHMGHGAMPSGPAAPGITLQDVVNTAIERKVEPGYSITLPTTATGVFTVAVFADDPRNDATLHVDQYTGQVLADVRWQHYGPVARATEMGVMLHEGKLFGSLNQIAILVVCLMILLSSVSGLVIWWKRRPQGRLGVPPLRHDLPTWKTGVVIMLALAIVFPLVAASLVAVWVLDRLLLLMRKKRPREHLS, encoded by the coding sequence ATGAGCCAACCAACACCGTCTTTCTACAACCTGGCCTGGCGCTGGCATTTCTATGCCGGCCTGTTTGTCGCCCCCTTCATGATCCTGCTGGCGCTGACCGGGATTATCTACCTGTTCAAGCCCCAGCTTGACTCCCTGATGTACGACCATCTGCTCAACGTCACCCCGGCCCATCACAGCCTCAGCGCCGATGAGCAGCTCAGCCGCGTGAAAGCCGCTTATCCACAAGGCCACATCAGCCAGTACCTGCCGCCGATCAATCCTGAACGCAGTGCTCAGTTCGTGCTCCACAACGACGGGCGTGAGCTCAACGTGTTTATCAACCCGTACAGCGGCGCCATACGGGGCGAGCAAGACGCCAAGCTCAACCTGCAAGCCGTGGCCCGGGCGCTGCATGGCGAGCTGATGATCGGCACCCTCGGCGACCGGCTGGTGGAGCTGGCTGCAGGCTGGGGCGTGGTGCTGGTGGTTTCCGGCCTGTACCTGTGGTGGCCAAGGGGGCAATCGGCCGCCGGGATACTGTGGCCACGCCTGAGCCGTCGCGGACGCGTGCTGTGGCGTGACTTTCACGCCGTGACCGGTTTCTGGGGCGCTGCCCTGCTGCTGTTCATGCTGATCAGCGGCATGACCTGGACCGGCTTCTGGGGCAAGCAATACGCTGACGTGTGGAACCAGTTCCCGGCAGCGATGTGGAACAACGTACCCACGTCGGATATTGAGGCCCGCAGCCTCAACACCGTCACTCGCCAAACCGTGCCCTGGGCGCTGGAAAATACGCCGATGCCGGTCTCCGGGGCCCATGCCGAACACATGGGCCACGGCGCCATGCCAAGCGGCCCGGCGGCACCGGGCATCACGTTGCAGGACGTGGTCAACACTGCCATCGAACGCAAGGTCGAACCCGGCTACAGCATCACGCTGCCAACCACCGCCACCGGCGTCTTTACCGTGGCCGTCTTCGCCGACGACCCGCGCAACGATGCCACCCTGCATGTTGATCAATACACCGGCCAGGTGCTGGCGGATGTGCGCTGGCAGCACTACGGCCCTGTCGCCCGCGCCACTGAAATGGGGGTGATGCTGCACGAGGGCAAACTCTTCGGCTCGCTGAACCAGATCGCAATCCTGGTGGTGTGCCTGATGATCCTGCTCAGCTCGGTCAGCGGTCTGGTGATCTGGTGGAAGCGCAGGCCCCAGGGTCGCCTGGGCGTACCGCCGTTGCGTCATGATTTGCCGACCTGGAAAACCGGCGTGGTCATCATGCTCGCCCTGGCAATTGTGTTCCCGCTGGTAGCCGCTTCCCTGGTTGCGGTGTGGGTGCTTGATCGTTTGCTGCTGTTGATGCGCAAAAAACGCCCACGTGAGCACCTCTCATAA
- a CDS encoding TonB-dependent receptor codes for MNTYLFSSLCLLAMNSAQADDSAPSLILPAASITAPEVDRESIDLKTATSAGSRLNLNSLQTPASVESLTGAQIRARGDRSVQDAVTRTTGISNTGTPGNGGSSYSARGFVGQGSVMQLYDGIRMYSGAGTVTFPVDDWSVERIDVLRGPASVLYGEGATGAVINVIPKKPFSGEIENHVRLGYGSYDARQQALDSGGSLTDTLSYRLNINHTQSNGWIDHGDSENTFISAALRWQANDDLAFTLSHDYGDQEPQNDFGVPLINGRYHKSLRDKNYNVRDAKLHYNDQWTRLNTEWQISDDLSASNELYYLKAQRRWQNAERHAWNEDRQTLLRSGYFSIKHEQEQVGDRQTFTLNHDLFGLKSRTLVGADYNRIHFNLHSNSPYTDVNNGQPIDLYHPDRGQFESRSPYLDQFKTTTQQVSLFAENRTELTDQLSLVTGVRRDIVHLDNNDLVKDTRSDRSLSANSWKVGLVYELTPDMSIYAQQATSVDGVAGLISLYPDEQVFDLARARQTEIGFKQMFWDQRGEWTVAAYHIVKKDLITSDPNNPGKSQQVGEQSSSGLEASLDLQLPQRWQLQANASVARAQYDTFDDEGVSRKGNRPTDVPRRTANLWLSKAVTDDVNAGAGVRYVDSRYADMANNVELPSYTVVDATVSWKALPGTTLGLRLNNLFNRQYAVTQYNNGQQWIMGEPRSLFVTADYAF; via the coding sequence ATGAACACGTACCTTTTTTCCAGCCTCTGCCTGCTGGCGATGAACAGCGCCCAGGCCGATGACAGTGCCCCTTCCCTGATATTGCCAGCCGCGAGTATTACCGCCCCTGAAGTCGATCGTGAAAGCATCGACCTCAAGACCGCTACCAGCGCCGGTTCGCGCCTGAACCTCAACAGCCTCCAGACACCGGCCAGCGTCGAAAGCCTGACCGGTGCGCAAATCCGTGCCCGTGGTGACCGCAGTGTGCAGGACGCCGTGACCCGTACCACCGGCATCAGCAACACCGGCACACCGGGCAACGGCGGCTCGTCGTACTCGGCCCGGGGCTTTGTGGGCCAGGGTTCGGTGATGCAGTTGTATGACGGGATTCGCATGTACAGCGGCGCAGGCACCGTAACGTTCCCGGTGGACGACTGGTCGGTGGAACGCATCGACGTGCTCCGCGGCCCGGCCTCAGTGTTGTATGGCGAAGGTGCCACCGGCGCGGTGATCAACGTGATCCCGAAAAAACCCTTCAGCGGTGAAATCGAGAACCATGTCCGCCTGGGCTACGGCTCCTACGATGCCCGCCAACAGGCGCTGGACAGTGGAGGCTCGCTCACCGACACCCTGAGCTACCGGTTGAACATCAACCACACGCAGAGCAATGGCTGGATCGACCACGGCGACTCCGAAAACACCTTTATCAGTGCCGCCCTGCGCTGGCAGGCCAACGACGACCTGGCATTCACCCTGAGCCACGACTACGGCGACCAGGAGCCGCAGAACGACTTTGGTGTGCCGCTGATCAATGGCCGTTATCACAAGAGCCTGCGCGACAAGAACTACAACGTGCGCGATGCCAAGCTGCATTACAACGACCAGTGGACGCGCCTGAACACCGAATGGCAGATCAGCGACGACCTCAGCGCCAGCAACGAGCTTTATTACCTCAAGGCCCAGCGCCGCTGGCAGAACGCCGAGCGCCATGCCTGGAATGAAGACCGCCAGACCTTGCTGCGCAGCGGTTACTTCAGCATCAAACATGAGCAGGAACAGGTCGGCGACCGCCAGACCTTTACCCTCAACCACGACCTGTTCGGCCTCAAAAGCAGAACCCTGGTGGGGGCGGACTACAACCGTATCCACTTCAACCTGCACAGCAACTCGCCGTACACCGATGTGAACAACGGCCAGCCGATCGACCTGTACCACCCGGATCGTGGCCAGTTCGAAAGCCGCTCGCCGTACCTCGACCAGTTCAAGACCACCACGCAGCAGGTCTCGCTGTTTGCCGAAAACCGCACCGAACTGACGGATCAGTTGTCGTTGGTGACGGGAGTGAGGCGCGACATCGTGCACCTGGACAACAATGATCTGGTCAAAGACACACGCAGCGACCGCAGCCTGTCGGCCAACAGCTGGAAAGTCGGACTGGTGTATGAGTTGACGCCGGACATGTCGATCTATGCACAGCAGGCCACCAGCGTTGATGGGGTGGCCGGGCTGATCAGCCTGTACCCGGACGAGCAGGTCTTCGACCTGGCCCGCGCCCGCCAGACCGAAATCGGCTTCAAGCAGATGTTCTGGGACCAGCGCGGCGAATGGACTGTGGCGGCGTATCACATCGTCAAGAAAGACCTGATCACGTCCGACCCGAACAATCCGGGCAAATCACAGCAAGTCGGCGAGCAGTCCTCCAGCGGCCTGGAAGCCAGCCTCGACCTGCAACTGCCGCAGCGCTGGCAGTTGCAGGCCAATGCCTCGGTGGCGCGGGCGCAATACGACACATTCGATGACGAAGGGGTATCGCGCAAGGGCAATCGCCCCACCGACGTACCCCGTCGCACTGCCAACCTGTGGTTGAGCAAGGCCGTTACCGATGACGTGAACGCAGGGGCTGGCGTGCGCTATGTCGACTCGCGTTATGCCGACATGGCCAACAACGTCGAGCTGCCGAGCTACACCGTGGTAGACGCCACCGTCAGCTGGAAAGCGTTGCCGGGAACCACCCTGGGGCTGCGCCTGAACAATTTGTTCAACCGCCAGTACGCCGTAACCCAATACAATAACGGCCAGCAATGGATCATGGGCGAGCCGCGCTCGCTCTTCGTGACCGCAGACTACGCCTTCTGA
- a CDS encoding ABC transporter ATP-binding protein → MTRLTLTQLAWTPLGHGHCHHQFKLRDANLHVAAGEFVGLIGPNGSGKTSLLRCAYRFSKPESGEVHLGPHNLWQQSPRWCARRIAVVLQEFPDAFGLTVDEVVAMGRTPHKGLFDGDTEADRELAKNALQSVGLNGFEDHAFATLSGGEKQRVILARALTQQPELLILDEPTNHLDPRYQLELLQLVKRLKIGTMASIHDLNLAAAFCDRLYVINHGKIIASGTPREVLTVELLRDVFGVAALIDDHPLSGYPRITWITQP, encoded by the coding sequence ATGACCCGCCTCACCCTCACCCAACTCGCCTGGACCCCTTTGGGCCACGGCCATTGTCATCACCAGTTCAAGCTGCGTGATGCCAACCTGCACGTCGCGGCAGGTGAGTTCGTGGGGTTGATCGGCCCGAACGGCAGCGGCAAGACCAGCCTGTTGCGCTGCGCTTATCGCTTCAGCAAACCCGAGTCGGGCGAGGTCCATCTGGGCCCGCACAACCTCTGGCAGCAATCGCCCCGCTGGTGCGCCCGGCGCATTGCGGTGGTGTTGCAGGAATTTCCCGATGCCTTTGGCCTGACCGTCGATGAAGTCGTCGCCATGGGCCGTACCCCGCACAAGGGCCTGTTCGACGGCGACACCGAAGCCGACCGTGAACTGGCCAAAAACGCTCTCCAGTCAGTCGGCCTCAACGGCTTTGAAGACCACGCCTTCGCCACCCTCTCGGGGGGTGAAAAACAGCGTGTGATCCTCGCCCGGGCCCTGACCCAGCAACCCGAACTGTTGATCCTCGACGAGCCGACCAATCACCTCGACCCGCGCTATCAGCTGGAGCTGCTGCAACTGGTCAAGCGCCTGAAGATCGGCACCATGGCCAGCATTCATGACCTCAACCTGGCCGCCGCGTTTTGCGACCGGCTGTACGTGATCAACCACGGCAAGATCATCGCCAGCGGCACCCCGCGCGAAGTGCTGACCGTCGAACTGTTGCGCGATGTCTTTGGCGTAGCGGCATTGATCGACGACCACCCGCTGTCCGGCTACCCGCGCATTACCTGGATAACCCAACCATGA